The Drosophila innubila isolate TH190305 chromosome 3R unlocalized genomic scaffold, UK_Dinn_1.0 2_E_3R, whole genome shotgun sequence genome has a segment encoding these proteins:
- the LOC117789778 gene encoding 60S ribosomal protein L32 gives MTIRPAYRPNIVKKRSKHFIRHQSDRYAKLSHKWRKPKGIDNRVRRRFKGQYLMPNIGYGSNKRTRHMLPTGFKKFLVHNVKELEVLLMQNRVYCAEIAHAVSSKKRKEIVERAKQLSVRVTNPNGRLRSQENE, from the exons ATGACCATTCGCCCAGCATATCGGCCCAATATCGTTAAGAAGCGCTCCAAGCACTTCATCCGTCACCAGTCGGATCGTTATGCCAAGTTGTCG CACAAATGGCGCAAGCCTAAGGGTATTGACAACAGAGTGCGTCGTCGTTTCAAGGGCCAATACTTGATGCCAAACATTGGTTACGGTTCCAACAAGCGCACCCGTCACATGCTGCCCACGGGCTTCAAGAAATTCCTGGTCCACAACGTTAAGGAGTTGGAGGTGCTGCTGATGCAGAATCGCGTCTACTGTGCCGAGATTGCGCACGCCGTCTCCTCGAAGAAGCGTAAGGAGATTGTTGAGCGCGCCAAGCAATTGTCCGTGCGTGTGACAAATCCCAACGGTCGTCTGCGTTCCCAGGAGAACGAATAA